The genomic window CCCTGCGTTCATCCTGGTCGACGACAAGGGTAACGACTTCTTCAAGCTCATCCGAGAGCAGAACACCAAGGGCTGAGCGATCGGTATTCGATTTGAGTCATGTTAGTGAGGACGCGCCGATTTTCGGCGCGTTCTTTTTGTATCCAAGCGCTGGGAGCTCTTAAGGGAAGCTCCTGATCTGATTTGCTTGGCGCCAGTCGGGCAATGCCTTCAAATGCCGGTCTATGAGAACCTCGAATCCCGCCCTAAGCGATAAAGCCTTTCAAACCGACGCCCCCGCCAGCGGTAAGGTCATGACCATCAACGGCACCGTCAACAAGACTGGCATGCTGTTATCCCTTTGCATCTTCGTGGCCGCGGTGTCGTGGGACAAAGCCTTCACCGCAGCGGAGCAGACTGGGAGCGCTGCGGCTCTCTTCCCGTGGATGATCGGCAGCTCCATCGCCGGACTGATCATCGCCCTGATCACCGTTTTCAAGAAAACCGCCGCACCCATCACCGCTCCGCTCTACGCCATCGTGGAGGGCGTGTTCATCGGCATCATTTCCGCCTTTTTCGAAATGTCCTATCCAGGCATCGTCTTCCAGGCGGCCACGCTGACCTTCGGGGTGCTTTTCGCCCTCTTATTGGCCTATCGTTCGGGTCTGATCAAAGCTACGGAAAACTTCAAACTCGGCATCGCGGCCGCCACCGGGGGCATCTTTCTGGTCTATCTGGCGAGCATGGTGCTCGGTTTCTTCGGCATATCCATGCCGTTGATACACGACAGCGGAGTGATCGGCATCGGCTTCAGCCTCTTCGTAGTGGTGATCGCCGCGTTGAACCTGGTGCTGGATTTCGACTTCATCGAAAACGGGGCGGCTCAGGGAGCGCCCAAGTACTTGGAGTGGTACGCCGCCTTCGGCTTGTTGGTCACCCTGATCTGGCTCTACATCGAGATCCTGCGCTTGCTGTCCAAGCTGAGGAGTCGCTAGGAAAGCAAGGGTGTAGCCGCGTTCGCCGGCCTCAGACCGCGGCTGTCTTTGCTATTCAGATCTGTAGGTCGCCGCGTTGAGGCGACACGCCAATGCGGACGGCGGGTCGGCGCCCCGCCCTGCAGTGGCAT from Pelagicoccus sp. SDUM812003 includes these protein-coding regions:
- a CDS encoding Bax inhibitor-1/YccA family protein — translated: MRTSNPALSDKAFQTDAPASGKVMTINGTVNKTGMLLSLCIFVAAVSWDKAFTAAEQTGSAAALFPWMIGSSIAGLIIALITVFKKTAAPITAPLYAIVEGVFIGIISAFFEMSYPGIVFQAATLTFGVLFALLLAYRSGLIKATENFKLGIAAATGGIFLVYLASMVLGFFGISMPLIHDSGVIGIGFSLFVVVIAALNLVLDFDFIENGAAQGAPKYLEWYAAFGLLVTLIWLYIEILRLLSKLRSR